The Paenibacillus phoenicis region CGAAGGAACGACGAGAAGACGAGGATCTGAATTGGAGGCGGCCATAATTCAAGCCGCGTGGGAAGAATTGATGGAGGTTGGTTTTCATAACCTTACGATTGAAGGAGTTGCCGCTCGTGCTCAAACCAGCAAGCCTGTCATTTATCGGCGTTGGCCGAATCGGGAAGAGCTTGTCCTGGCAGCCATCCTAAATCATCTGCCGGCGGTTTCGGAGAAACTCCCGGATACCGGGAAACTGCGCAGCGATGTGCTCCTCTTGCTCAATCAGTTAAATGAGATTCTGCATCAAATTGGGCCCAAAACGATTCATGGCCTCATGTCCGTATTATCTGGCATCCCCTTCTCCGATATTCTCAATTTCCGAAGAACCAACGCCATGACGATCCTTTTGAACCGAGCGGCAGAGAGAGGGGAAATCCGTCCTGAGAAAATTACGCCGCGCATTACAAGGCTGCCTGTAGATCTCGTGAGACATGAGTGGTTGATTACTTTAGAACCCGTCTCCATGGCGACCATGGAGGAGATCGTGGATGAGATTTTTTTGCCGCTGCTGAAATGAGAAGTGAACAGACGAAGACGCCCCTTCACCCTGAAATTGAGAGTGATGTGGGGCGTCATTTTATGGTCCCTTAGATTGGAGATCTATACCAAGAGTCAGCCGAATCGTAAATACCGAGCCTACTCCAAGTTCGCTGTCTACCTCAACTGTCCCCTCGCACAGATCGATAATGCGCTTGACAATGGTTAGTCCCAATCCGGTCCCCGTCATGGAACGGGAGGGATCGCCTTGGTAAAATTTATCAAACATGCGCCGCATCCGTGGTGGAAAATCTGGAGATCGCACGAATAACGCACCGGATCTCCGACCGAGGAGCCGTTGACCGTGTCATTCAGAAGCTCGATCTGTGGGTGGACGAGAGATTGACGCCATTCGGCACATTCTTTCAGAGCATGGGTGTTCTACCATAATTGACCTGTTTTTGCTTTAGGCTCACTCTAGTCACTGACCGTCTGCTCAGCAAACTCATCTAGCATCTTCCGCACTTCATCGGTTGACGTTGTGCTCATCAACTGATTTCTTAATTCACTTGCCCCGCGGAACCCTTTGACATAAACCTTGAAAAAACGTTGCAGCGCCTTGAACGGACGCGCCTCCAATTGTTCAGAATACTGATCATGGAGATCCAAATGCAGTCTTAACAGATCAAGATATTCGGTAGTGCTATGCTCTCTCGGCTCTTTTTCAAAGGCAAATGGGTTCTTAAAAATCCCTCTTCCAATCATGATCCCATCCACCCCATACTGTTCTGCCAGCTTCAAACCGGTTTGCCGGTCCGGAATGTCTCCATTAATCGTAAGCAGGGTCTGTGGTGCCACTTGATCTCGAAGCGCCTTAATTTCCGGAATCAATTCCCAGTGGGCCGCAACTTGGCTCATTTCTTCTCGGGTGCGCAGGTGGATCGACAGATTCACAATGTCTTGCTTCAAAATATGGGTCAACCAATCCCGCCATTCCTCCACCTCGTTGAAACCAAGTCTCGTCTTCACGCTTACAGGCAATCCCCCGGCCTTGGCGGCTTGGATCACTTCGGCGGCAACCGTAGGACGGAGAATTAAGCCACTCCCCATCCCATTGGTGGCCACATTCGGAACCGGGCACCCCATATTGATATCGATCCCCTGGAATCCTTGCTTCGCCATACCGATACTCATCTTTGCAAAATACTCCGGCTTATCGCCCCATATATGCGCCACGATCGGTTGTTCATCTTCGGTAAAGAGCAGACGCCCGCGTACGCTATGATTCCCCTCCGGGTGACAATAGCTCTCCGTATTGGCAAACTCCGTGAAGAAGACGTCCGGTCTGCCTGCTTGACTCACGACATGACGAAACACCACATGCGTCACATCTTCCATTGGTGCAAGTATAAAAAAAGGCCGCGGTAAATCACGCCAAAAATTTCGGTTCACTTCAACCTCAAATCCTCTCGTTATAATACCTTATCTATTATATAATCATCCCCACTTTCTTCAAATGGTCATGCATGCAAGCTCCGGGAAAAGTAGCAGGATCGAAGCTGGGTTAGCGTTGAAGGAGAAAGAAGTCGCCCTCAGGCATGATGACGGCCAGGTGCAGAAGCCTTGGAAGCGGCTATAGGTAATTAAAAAAACAAAAACAAGACCCACCCAAACCAGACGTTTAGGTGGATCTTGTTATCCTCTACGCCTTAGTATCTGCCGCCATAGCTCTTATACTGAGCGTAAACGGTATTTGCATATTGGTCGGCCAGAATCGGGCGGCCATAGGAATCCGTAGCACCCGGATACCAATAATCTCCCCCGTTATAGTGCAATAAGCCGTTATAGATGCTGCCGAATCGAACAATCTTCTCATTCAAAATCAGTGCACCCATATATACCTGATCCTGCTCACTGTTGTGATTATAGGCATGGCCATATTTCGCACTAAATTGAGATAAATACGCATTCCGCGTGTTGGGTTCAACCTGCATCAATCCGTCGCCGGCTGAGGGACTGCCCGATAAACCATCTCCAAAGTAGCTTTCCTTCTTGATCACGGCGCTTAACAATAAAGCAAAATCTCCGCCTTTGCCATAGGCATTATCCGCATTCATCACATAGGTCCAGATGCGGCTCGGAACTTCCGCTGGTTTCGTTACTGTGGAAGGCGGGGTTGTTGGTGGTGGGGTTGGTGTAGTTCCACCGCCGCCGCCGCTTAACGACCATAAAGCAGGAACAACCGGGGGTTCCCAACCGACGAGGGAAGTATGCGCTTGAATACAAGTATAAGTACTTCCGTTATAAGTTACGGTATCGTTGACTGCATAGGAAGTATTTGGAGCCCATGCTCCTCTGGAGGCTGCACTCGCTGGAAGAACTGCGAAAAATGTAGATAGGAATACGGCTAAAGCGACCATAAGTGATGCGGCTTTAATAGAGACCTTTCTACTAATCATTTGAATACCTCCTAGTATAAATAATTTGCGACTCACTCCGGATATGAGCCACAAAATTGTAATCGCTTTCTATTCTATATTTTCATATATTGTTAAATAAAAGAAATATATTACATTTTGATCATACAAAAATATGAAAATAATTCCAATGGTGCTTAAGTCCTAAATAAATCTTCCGACTACCTGGACGCCCCCAAACCTTATTTTTTTCTCAACGGGTAGTTGAATCTGAGAAAAATTCAAATAGGAGGTTATTGTTCATTCCGGGCGGCGCCCCTACAATGGGGTACATGAAGGAGCGTGAGATAACATGAAGGAACAATTGGCGAGAAACATAAGTATCTACCGCAAAGAGAAGGGGCTTACGCAAGAAGAATTGGCACAAATCCTCGGGGTTTCTTTTCAAGCCATATCCAAATGGGAAAATGCCCAGACGATGCCTGATATATCGCTCTTACCCCCGTTATCCAAAACCCTGGAAGTCAGCATCGACAAACTTCTGGGCTATGCCTCGCAAGACAAACGGATTACGATTTATGAGGATGCGTATAAGACGCAAGAATATTACTGGGGGACTGTGCCGAATCAAGCCTGTTATCAGGTCTTACAACTTATGCCGCCAACCAAACACTTAAAATTACTGGATGTGGGATGCGGCGAAGGGAAAGACGCGGTCTTCTTTGCACGAAATGGATATGATGTCAGCGCCTTTGATGTTTCGGATGCCGGAATTGAGAAAACGAGGAAACTTGCTGAACAAGCCGGCGTTCATGTTCATGTCTTTAAGGCAGATATTTTAGATTACCGTTTAGATACTTATTACGACATCATCTTTTCCAGCGGGGTGCTTCACTACATCAAACCGGAGTATCGTAAAGACATCTTTGAAAATTATAAGCAATTCACGAATGAAAACGGCCTGCACGTCTTGAATGTGTTCGTACATAAACCGTTTATCGCTCCACCTCCCGAAAAAGAGCCCCATGCCTATAAATGGTACTCTGGTGAATTGCTCTCCCATTATCACAACTGGCTGATCAAAGATAGCTCAGAAATTGTGTTCGACTGCCATTCCTCAGGGATTCCTCACAAACATGCCATGACGAAATTGATTGCCCAGAAGATCAGCTCACTAGACTAACAAAAAAAGAGGGGTTCTCCGCCCCTCTTGTGTCTATCTGGTCACTTCCTCCTTGACAGAAATAATTTGATCAGGAGAACCAAATCTTCTGAAAAAATCCCCATCTGCGATTTTCCAAAATCAGATTTATTTTGAATTGATGCTGAAACACCTCCAATAATGCGGGGGTCATCATTTCTTCCTTCGAATAATTTACACCATCCCCAACAGAGATCACCGAATATCATCGTACCTAACGCGATGTCAGATACCCTCAATCCACTCTTGCCTAGCAAGAACCCACCGATGATCCGCATTCCGATCACCCCTTTCAAACACAAGCTTCCTAAAGCGATTTTCGTCGCCACGAATAACACGATCCCCTAACAAGAGAATTTGGCTAGCCAAATTCAGTGCTTGCTGCAATATGAGACATCCGTCTCGCGTTGCCTCCGAAGGCACCTGCCGGGGAAAATGAAAGCAACGCTGAAACGACAAAAGACGCTGATCGCTCAACGTCTTCATGCGAAACGTTATGGTGGTTTTCGTTAACCTACAAGTGTCAGATGAAAAAACACTTGTACCACTTTTGCTCGTTTTATTGGGTTTGCTGATGCTGGAAACCAGAAAGCCTTAGGGTAAACCATACTAGCACTGACTATACCGGAACGTTCACAACATAGGATACCGTAAAAACTTGATTGTCCCTTTGAAACTGCCCCCATATCTTATAGATTCCGCTTCTCGGGAACGATGTCTCAAAAGTTGCATCCGGCCCCTCCCCTTGGCCTTCATCCGCATGCACGTGCAGATACTGTTCACCGTCTTGCGAGAGGACCACCACGTGTCCAATTGCCCCTAAGTAGGGCTGTAGATCGGTAATTGGCTGTCCTGTCGCAGCATCGGCAAAGGAAAACTTCAGCGTAAGCTCTTCACCTGCCGCCGGTTGATCCATAGTAAGCTTGACTTGTATCCCCTCGGACACCTTGCTCAGGTTTGCATCCACCTCGACTGGAACCGGCTCTGCGCTCTGGCCCTCAACCTGAACCCATTCCATTTTCGACATGGAATTGGCGCCCTCCGGCTTAAAGTCAGCGATCAGCCTGTATTCTCCGCCAGCGGGAAAGTCGTTCGCAATTTCAAACACGCCGTTTCCTATATACTCGGGATGTACGTGATTGAAATAGGACAAATCCTTACTGATAACGATGAGATGAAGGAGTTTCTCATGATTGATTTTAAATCGGTCGATCGGCGTTCCGTCCTTCTTCTTGATCTCGATCCGAATTCGCTTACCCTCTTCGGACCCCGACGATTCGTTGCCGCCAACTGTCCATGTCGCCTGCACCTCGTCCGATAACAGGATTGGGCTGACGGGAGCGACTTTCTCGTCTTCCCACGAAGTGTTCGTTCCGCAAGCGGATAACAGCACGATTATTAAGAAAAGCAGCAAATATAGGATCGTTCTACTCATATCTTAACGCCTCGCTTAACGGGGTTTTGGACGCCCTGGATGCCGGAGTGAAGCTGGAAACCAAACTGACTAATATTCCGAATAGGGCGATGCACAGAATGATGATCCACGATAATTCGAATCGATAGGTCAGGTAACTGATCTCAACAAACGTCGAAGTCAAATACACTAATAAGATTCCGAAAATGCAGCCGACTACGGAAGCGGCGAGTCCGATGCCGAAGCCTTCCAGCATGATCATCCCGACCACCTGTCGCCTTGTAACCCCGACTGCACGCATCATCCCAAGCTCTCGAATGCGTTCCATAATATTGATTAGCAGCGTATTCGTAATTCCCATGCCCGAGATGATGATGGATATGATCACAAGACCGTTTATCACACTGAACGTGCCGGTGTATATGGAACCCACCATCGTTACGATATCTTCCGGACCGAACATCTCTTCGATCCTTTCCCCGAATTGACCAAATATATTTTCTCTAATCTGCAACGGGGAGGCAGCATGATCATTAAGCACAAGCACATTTTTCGCGTTTAGGATTCCAAAGTAATCGTTAAAGGAATCTTCCTGCATAAAAGCGCCGTACCCGCCGTCCTTCATGGTGCTGACGACTGCGGCAACCTTGAAGGCGTGTTGGCCCTTCTGCGTTTCAAGCTCGATGGTCTCCCCGACCTTGCCGCCCCAAGCCGCATAGGCGGCTTTATCCAGAATGATCTCATCCCGACTTAGCTTACCGACCAATTCGCTGCGCGATGTGCCGGACCCCGTGAATAACGGGAACCGGTCGATCCACGCCCCAGCTCCGACCACTGGGAGCTTGCGCTGCTGGCCGTTCAGGTTCCAAATGGCAGAATACACCGTATACGCCCTTGCATCAGCCACTCCCGGAATATTCTTAATCCGTTCAAGATCCGATTCTTCCGTGTGATGAAACGTAATATCCAGGTTGCCGCCGTACGAGGCGAAGACGACTTTCTCATAAGACTGAATGAATGCCGAATTCATGGAGCTCATCAGCACGACCATCGCAATGCCCCAACAGAGAATGACGGAGGTCATTGCATTGCGGGCCAGGTTGCGTCTCGCATTGCTTACGGCCATTTGCCCGCTCAACCGGAATATCCGACGATAGATGGGCTGCAGAAGGAACATCAACAGGTTGAACAAGTAAGGATAGACAAGTGCGATTCCGATCAACAAAGGTACGATCAGAAGCAGATGTTTGATGAAGAAGCTTGCGGCGATCAACGCACATCCCGCCGCAAGCCGCCCCATTCCGGGGGATGTCTTGGTGTGCTTGGGTATGAGCGCCTCAATCACGCTGATCTTCCCTACTTGCCGAATCGGGATAAGAGCCGCGGCTAACGGGACCAGGATGCCAGCCGGC contains the following coding sequences:
- a CDS encoding TetR/AcrR family transcriptional regulator, whose product is MNKINEGEGTTRRRGSELEAAIIQAAWEELMEVGFHNLTIEGVAARAQTSKPVIYRRWPNREELVLAAILNHLPAVSEKLPDTGKLRSDVLLLLNQLNEILHQIGPKTIHGLMSVLSGIPFSDILNFRRTNAMTILLNRAAERGEIRPEKITPRITRLPVDLVRHEWLITLEPVSMATMEEIVDEIFLPLLK
- a CDS encoding sensor histidine kinase, which codes for MRRMFDKFYQGDPSRSMTGTGLGLTIVKRIIDLCEGTVEVDSELGVGSVFTIRLTLGIDLQSKGP
- a CDS encoding tRNA dihydrouridine synthase, which gives rise to MEDVTHVVFRHVVSQAGRPDVFFTEFANTESYCHPEGNHSVRGRLLFTEDEQPIVAHIWGDKPEYFAKMSIGMAKQGFQGIDINMGCPVPNVATNGMGSGLILRPTVAAEVIQAAKAGGLPVSVKTRLGFNEVEEWRDWLTHILKQDIVNLSIHLRTREEMSQVAAHWELIPEIKALRDQVAPQTLLTINGDIPDRQTGLKLAEQYGVDGIMIGRGIFKNPFAFEKEPREHSTTEYLDLLRLHLDLHDQYSEQLEARPFKALQRFFKVYVKGFRGASELRNQLMSTTSTDEVRKMLDEFAEQTVSD
- a CDS encoding carbohydrate-binding protein, with protein sequence MISRKVSIKAASLMVALAVFLSTFFAVLPASAASRGAWAPNTSYAVNDTVTYNGSTYTCIQAHTSLVGWEPPVVPALWSLSGGGGGTTPTPPPTTPPSTVTKPAEVPSRIWTYVMNADNAYGKGGDFALLLSAVIKKESYFGDGLSGSPSAGDGLMQVEPNTRNAYLSQFSAKYGHAYNHNSEQDQVYMGALILNEKIVRFGSIYNGLLHYNGGDYWYPGATDSYGRPILADQYANTVYAQYKSYGGRY
- a CDS encoding methyltransferase domain-containing protein, with product MKEQLARNISIYRKEKGLTQEELAQILGVSFQAISKWENAQTMPDISLLPPLSKTLEVSIDKLLGYASQDKRITIYEDAYKTQEYYWGTVPNQACYQVLQLMPPTKHLKLLDVGCGEGKDAVFFARNGYDVSAFDVSDAGIEKTRKLAEQAGVHVHVFKADILDYRLDTYYDIIFSSGVLHYIKPEYRKDIFENYKQFTNENGLHVLNVFVHKPFIAPPPEKEPHAYKWYSGELLSHYHNWLIKDSSEIVFDCHSSGIPHKHAMTKLIAQKISSLD
- a CDS encoding FtsX-like permease family protein; this translates as MKSLQFAWRNLMRRKLRTLLTFLSIIIGVASTFAVTASVDTAKRTFPLYLKAAFGKADYIVSGTEAYMPESVYKDFEKLNNTASIAVLKHTTKLHLEQEGITDIQKRIVLSGYTRLDTPLTHFQVVKGSLTAGGAVITDRTARVWKTDVGDTISFDTDKGIKSIQVSAIVKYTAELMGPSGWMMAKYHHWAAAVPLPVLQDWFGLAGKIQEVQIKSLDESNIKSVEQQADELVKRYGNMYMQPVVVDFGSVSDSGTFFLVLYLAGFLGIALSGFIIFNSMYVSVKERKKEFAVLKTIGYLTEQLRAFVLCEVLILAISGTAIGLLLGYGFGNVLTMLIYMIFSVHEDTNLVLLKGFAIAVPAGILVPLAAALIPIRQVGKISVIEALIPKHTKTSPGMGRLAAGCALIAASFFIKHLLLIVPLLIGIALVYPYLFNLLMFLLQPIYRRIFRLSGQMAVSNARRNLARNAMTSVILCWGIAMVVLMSSMNSAFIQSYEKVVFASYGGNLDITFHHTEESDLERIKNIPGVADARAYTVYSAIWNLNGQQRKLPVVGAGAWIDRFPLFTGSGTSRSELVGKLSRDEIILDKAAYAAWGGKVGETIELETQKGQHAFKVAAVVSTMKDGGYGAFMQEDSFNDYFGILNAKNVLVLNDHAASPLQIRENIFGQFGERIEEMFGPEDIVTMVGSIYTGTFSVINGLVIISIIISGMGITNTLLINIMERIRELGMMRAVGVTRRQVVGMIMLEGFGIGLAASVVGCIFGILLVYLTSTFVEISYLTYRFELSWIIILCIALFGILVSLVSSFTPASRASKTPLSEALRYE